Proteins encoded within one genomic window of Rossellomorea vietnamensis:
- a CDS encoding TRAP transporter large permease, which produces MIGIGLVGLFLILMLIGVPIAFVIGIIALLGIFTVPYIPEVTVPMKMLNGIDSFVLLAVPLFILAANLMNHGKISQKLIDLSLTMVGHIRGGLAHANILVSMIFAGVSGAAQADTAGVGKILIPNMKKQGYDTETAVGVTAASSTIGVIIPPSIPMIIFAGLTNASVGALFLGGIVPGVLIGLGMMLFIYIMALKKGYPRSKRATFSEFFKLVYETVPALVTPIIIIGGIISGFFTPTEAAAVACLYTLLICMFFYKTLKLSDLPKIIKDTLALSSLSLFALAAASALGELMSYYQLSVKAQEFFVNNVGTEWIFILIIIAFFLFVGTFMDAIPAMILFVPVILPTANLFGMEPVHLGLIVVMTLAIGLVTPPYGLCLLLAAKIGNLSIEKSFSAVMPYILIVLVVLLFVAFLPEVAFYLPKLINPSLF; this is translated from the coding sequence ATGATTGGTATAGGATTGGTTGGATTATTTCTGATTTTAATGCTGATTGGTGTACCGATTGCCTTTGTCATCGGCATCATTGCTCTCCTTGGTATTTTCACCGTTCCTTATATTCCTGAGGTGACGGTTCCGATGAAGATGCTGAATGGGATCGACTCGTTCGTCCTTTTGGCAGTGCCGTTATTCATCCTGGCTGCCAACCTGATGAATCACGGGAAGATTTCGCAAAAGCTCATCGATCTTTCCCTGACGATGGTCGGTCATATCAGGGGTGGCCTTGCTCACGCGAATATTCTCGTCTCGATGATTTTTGCCGGAGTATCTGGAGCAGCACAAGCTGATACAGCCGGTGTGGGGAAAATCCTGATCCCAAACATGAAAAAGCAGGGATATGATACGGAAACGGCAGTCGGAGTGACGGCAGCTTCTTCCACGATCGGCGTCATCATCCCGCCGAGTATCCCGATGATCATTTTCGCCGGATTGACGAATGCCTCGGTTGGTGCGTTATTCCTCGGTGGAATCGTACCAGGCGTCTTGATCGGGCTCGGCATGATGCTCTTCATTTATATCATGGCATTGAAAAAGGGGTATCCAAGATCGAAACGCGCGACATTCAGTGAATTTTTCAAACTGGTGTATGAAACGGTGCCTGCTCTGGTCACGCCGATCATCATTATCGGTGGGATCATCTCAGGATTCTTCACACCGACGGAAGCCGCAGCCGTTGCGTGCTTATACACTTTACTAATCTGTATGTTTTTCTATAAAACATTGAAACTATCGGATCTTCCAAAGATCATCAAAGACACACTGGCACTAAGCTCCCTATCCCTCTTTGCCCTTGCGGCTGCAAGTGCACTGGGAGAGTTGATGAGCTACTATCAATTATCGGTCAAAGCACAGGAATTCTTCGTGAATAACGTAGGGACAGAATGGATCTTCATTTTGATCATCATCGCATTCTTCCTGTTCGTCGGAACGTTCATGGATGCCATCCCGGCCATGATCTTATTCGTCCCGGTCATCCTGCCGACAGCCAATCTATTTGGAATGGAGCCGGTGCACCTTGGACTGATCGTGGTCATGACGCTCGCCATCGGACTCGTCACCCCTCCTTACGGGTTATGTCTCCTGCTGGCAGCGAAAATAGGCAATCTCAGCATCGAGAAGTCCTTCTCTGCCGTCATGCCGTATATCTTGATTGTCCTCGTCGTATTATTATTCGTTGCATTTTTACCGGAAGTGGCATTCTACCTTCCGAAATTAATTAACCCAAGCCTATTCTGA
- a CDS encoding TRAP transporter small permease: MIKALEKIQMTIGAIFLLIFFAAIMVQIVTRHLGISVIWTEEVANYSFIWSVFMGASVMVSKREHFSFDFLIGKLQGKSKVSLLIVIDAVILLFSFALFYYGIETVQNFWNYNWTSIPELKMGYVWISIPVMGATMMIYSGSQLITNIKAFKGRGAQA, from the coding sequence ATGATTAAGGCTCTTGAAAAAATTCAAATGACCATCGGTGCTATTTTCTTACTTATCTTTTTTGCAGCCATCATGGTTCAAATCGTCACCAGACATCTTGGGATATCTGTCATCTGGACAGAAGAGGTGGCCAACTACTCGTTCATCTGGTCGGTCTTTATGGGGGCATCAGTCATGGTGAGCAAAAGGGAACACTTCAGCTTCGACTTCCTTATCGGGAAGCTTCAAGGGAAGTCGAAAGTTTCATTACTGATTGTGATTGATGCAGTCATCTTATTATTCTCATTTGCTCTTTTCTACTATGGAATTGAAACCGTACAGAATTTCTGGAACTACAATTGGACGTCCATCCCTGAATTAAAGATGGGGTATGTGTGGATTTCCATCCCGGTCATGGGAGCGACCATGATGATTTACTCCGGGAGTCAATTAATCACAAATATTAAAGCGTTTAAAGGAAGGGGGGCACAGGCATGA
- a CDS encoding TRAP transporter substrate-binding protein has protein sequence MKKFFTLSFVLLLAVSGILAGCGSDEASGGEAGKKIKIVAAHNQTSPDNPYQTGLLKFKEVAESKSDGDIEVEVHAGTIGTEESELVEKLKLGAADVVLVSPGFMTQTGIKEIDLLALPYLFDSYDHWEKTVDGEVGKEMAKLINEKSNNDFKLIGYWSAGVRHYYGKKPLEKMEDIKGMTFRTQTSGVVADYWKKVGAIPTSIAWGELYQALQQNVVDSSENSYPYFVQQNHHKTDNGKYITETAHDYTTRFLLVNGKKFDSYSKEQQDIIIEAAKESVKAEREAVYAQEDEYKQKAIDEGAKVNEIDREPFIKLAEPLQEKAAKDMGAEDLLEKIKKLK, from the coding sequence ATGAAGAAATTTTTCACATTATCATTTGTATTATTGTTGGCTGTTTCCGGAATTTTGGCTGGATGTGGAAGTGACGAAGCATCAGGGGGAGAAGCAGGGAAGAAAATCAAGATCGTAGCGGCGCATAACCAGACATCACCGGACAATCCATATCAAACGGGACTTTTGAAATTCAAGGAAGTCGCTGAAAGCAAGTCAGACGGTGATATCGAAGTGGAAGTGCACGCAGGAACCATTGGAACGGAAGAATCTGAACTGGTTGAAAAGCTAAAGCTTGGGGCAGCGGATGTGGTCCTTGTTTCACCTGGATTCATGACTCAGACAGGAATTAAGGAAATCGACCTTCTGGCACTTCCTTACCTATTTGACAGCTATGACCACTGGGAAAAGACGGTTGACGGAGAAGTTGGGAAAGAAATGGCGAAATTGATCAACGAAAAGTCGAACAATGATTTCAAACTGATCGGATACTGGTCTGCCGGTGTAAGACATTATTACGGGAAAAAACCGCTTGAAAAAATGGAAGACATTAAGGGAATGACGTTCAGAACACAGACTTCAGGTGTAGTGGCAGACTATTGGAAGAAAGTCGGAGCAATCCCGACATCGATTGCATGGGGAGAATTGTATCAGGCGCTTCAGCAAAATGTCGTCGATTCATCTGAAAACTCTTACCCATACTTTGTACAGCAGAATCATCACAAAACAGACAACGGAAAATACATCACTGAGACAGCACATGATTACACAACGCGCTTCTTATTGGTAAACGGAAAGAAATTTGATTCCTACTCGAAGGAACAGCAGGATATCATCATTGAAGCAGCAAAGGAATCTGTGAAAGCGGAAAGAGAAGCAGTTTATGCTCAGGAAGATGAATACAAACAAAAAGCCATTGATGAAGGGGCGAAAGTAAACGAAATCGACCGTGAACCATTCATCAAGCTGGCAGAGCCTCTTCAAGAGAAAGCAGCCAAAGACATGGGAGCAGAAGACCTGCTTGAAAAAATTAAAAAGCTTAAATAA
- a CDS encoding bifunctional 4-hydroxy-2-oxoglutarate aldolase/2-dehydro-3-deoxy-phosphogluconate aldolase: MNPVEFMKEEILVAVIREATPQTILPIAEALYEGGVKVLEITAETPKFTRLIEIVREEMDGRVLTGAGTVLDPETARAAIMAGSEFIVSPSFNADTVKMTKRYGIPSIPGALTPTEILTAYELGADMIKVFPANTFGPGYVKSIQGPFPSIPLMVTGGINLDNLTEYLEAGALAVGLGGNLVNTKQLHRAEDFQRLTQKAREYTQIVQKVKAVQTIKS; the protein is encoded by the coding sequence ATGAATCCAGTAGAGTTTATGAAAGAAGAAATCCTCGTGGCCGTCATCCGGGAAGCCACTCCACAAACCATTCTGCCAATTGCAGAAGCTTTGTATGAGGGTGGAGTGAAAGTGCTTGAGATCACGGCCGAGACACCGAAGTTTACTAGGTTAATCGAGATCGTCAGAGAGGAAATGGACGGCCGGGTCTTGACTGGTGCAGGCACTGTCCTTGATCCAGAAACAGCAAGGGCCGCCATTATGGCAGGAAGTGAATTCATCGTTTCTCCGTCATTCAATGCGGACACAGTGAAGATGACGAAGCGCTACGGCATCCCGAGTATCCCGGGAGCCCTGACACCAACGGAAATCCTGACGGCATATGAGCTCGGGGCTGACATGATCAAGGTATTCCCGGCCAATACATTCGGACCAGGTTACGTGAAGAGCATCCAAGGCCCTTTCCCATCGATCCCACTGATGGTGACCGGGGGAATCAATCTGGATAATCTTACGGAATATCTGGAAGCAGGGGCGTTGGCTGTCGGTCTTGGGGGCAACTTAGTGAATACAAAGCAATTGCATCGTGCGGAAGATTTTCAGCGTTTGACGCAGAAAGCACGGGAATACACGCAAATCGTTCAGAAGGTAAAGGCTGTTCAAACGATTAAATCATAA
- the hxlB gene encoding 6-phospho-3-hexuloisomerase, with protein MKSIITTVAGEITEVLSKVKEEEAIHLSGQLKKAKRIFVYGEGRSGLMGKAFAMRLMHGGFPVYVIGETITPSMAKGDLLIAISGSGSTGAIVQFATKAKEIGAGVFLVSTNRESKLASISDGILVIPAATKFRRAEEPETIQPLGNQFDQSVHLVLDAVIIGTLGDGDTNETMAKRHANIE; from the coding sequence ATGAAATCAATCATCACGACGGTAGCGGGTGAAATCACAGAAGTTTTATCAAAGGTGAAAGAAGAAGAAGCGATCCATCTTTCAGGGCAATTGAAAAAAGCGAAGCGGATCTTCGTATATGGTGAAGGACGTTCAGGTTTGATGGGGAAAGCATTCGCGATGCGTTTGATGCACGGAGGCTTTCCGGTATATGTCATCGGGGAAACAATCACACCGAGCATGGCCAAAGGGGATTTACTTATTGCGATTTCGGGATCGGGTTCAACAGGAGCAATTGTTCAATTTGCCACAAAAGCGAAAGAAATTGGGGCAGGAGTGTTTCTTGTAAGTACAAACCGTGAATCAAAGCTTGCGTCGATCAGTGACGGGATCCTTGTTATCCCCGCTGCTACGAAATTCCGGAGAGCGGAGGAACCGGAAACGATCCAGCCTCTCGGGAACCAGTTCGATCAGTCGGTCCATCTGGTGCTTGACGCCGTCATCATCGGAACACTGGGTGATGGGGATACGAATGAAACCATGGCCAAACGGCATGCAAATATAGAGTAG
- the hxlA gene encoding 3-hexulose-6-phosphate synthase, with translation MNIQVALDRLTREECFQILEDTGSYVDWIEIGTGVIKEYGMAIVRDIREKYPDKTIVADMKTCDAGKHETIQAFDAGADITTVMAFSADKTITDTLEVAESRGKRVMIDLLGVSENKRIRELQELGVSLVSLHIGKDMQETGESTGSLFDLIQGISGLETAVAGGITLETLPGIVENNPDTVIIGSAITKAADPAEAAMAMKGLIKE, from the coding sequence ATGAATATACAAGTGGCGCTTGACCGCCTGACCAGGGAAGAATGCTTTCAGATTTTGGAGGATACAGGTTCTTACGTGGACTGGATCGAGATAGGAACCGGTGTAATAAAGGAATACGGAATGGCGATTGTCCGTGACATCCGCGAGAAATATCCGGATAAAACCATTGTCGCGGATATGAAAACATGCGACGCCGGTAAGCATGAGACGATCCAGGCATTTGATGCCGGGGCGGATATCACGACTGTCATGGCGTTCTCTGCTGACAAGACGATCACCGATACTCTCGAAGTGGCTGAGTCACGTGGAAAACGAGTAATGATCGACCTTCTGGGAGTTTCGGAGAATAAGAGAATCCGGGAATTACAGGAACTTGGTGTTTCTCTTGTCAGCCTGCACATCGGAAAAGACATGCAGGAAACAGGGGAGAGTACAGGGAGCCTGTTTGATTTAATACAAGGTATCAGCGGACTTGAGACGGCCGTTGCAGGGGGAATCACCCTCGAGACATTGCCGGGCATTGTGGAAAATAACCCCGATACGGTCATTATTGGCAGCGCTATTACGAAGGCAGCGGATCCCGCCGAGGCTGCAATGGCGATGAAGGGACTGATCAAAGAATGA